Proteins co-encoded in one Nicotiana sylvestris chromosome 7, ASM39365v2, whole genome shotgun sequence genomic window:
- the LOC138873428 gene encoding uncharacterized protein, which produces MAGNEVTSLDHNHPLHLQPGDSPGLNLIQLKLTGPNKYALWSRAMKLALRGKGKLGFVDGTCVKIMYKGELAEQWEKYNVIVLSWIGSTVAEELMASIVYASNAKKVWSEFEERFDRSNLTRIFHLWTEIPTLKQETESVTSYYSKMKNCWDELDVLTPLPSFDCKESLPYVVYLRSQRLLQFLMGLNKSTKESQRLLGVVDVNKDPLTMLAGRTYQSPKPKRAGVGIICEHCGYKGHLKENCY; this is translated from the exons ATGGCAGGAAATGAAGTTACTTCATTAGATCACAATCATCCACTGCATCTTCAACCTGGAGATTCGCCTGGGCTTAACTTAATACAGCTGAAGCTCACAGGACCAAACAAATACGCTTTGTGGAGTAGAGCAATGAAATTAGCTCTTCGAGGCAAAGGAAAACTAGGTTTTGTGGACGGAACCTGTGTTAAAATCATGTACAAGGGTGAATTAGCGGAGCAATGGGAGAAGTACAATGTTATTGTTCTATCATGGATAGGAAGCACCGTTGCAGAGGAATTGATGGCCAGCATTGTGTATGCATCTAATGCTAAGAAGGTATGGAGTGAATTTGAGGAGAGATTTGATAGATCGAATTTAACTAGGATATTTCATTTGTGGACTGAAATTCCCACTTTGAAGCAAGAAACTGAGTCTGTTACTTCGTATTACTCTAAAATGAAGAATTGTTGGGATGAGTTAGATGTCTTAACCCCACTTCCTTCCTTTGATTGTAAAGAATCCCTGCCTTATGTAGTCTATTTGAGATCACAGAGATTGCTGCAGTTCCTTATGGGACTTAATAAATCCACA AAGGAGAGTCAAAGATTGTTAGGTGTAGTAGATGTTAACAAAGATCCATTGACAATGTTAGCAGGGAGAACCTACCAGAGTCCTAAACCTAAAAGGGCTGGAGTTGGTATAATCTGTGAGCATTGTGGTTATAAGGGACATTTGAAGGAAAACTGTTACTAA
- the LOC104211391 gene encoding sulfate transporter 1.3-like, whose protein sequence is MSHRVSDYSGEMDTDISRVASSRNLPYVHKVGVPPKPNLLKEITETVKETFFHDDPLRHFKDQSKTKKLLLGIQAVFPILDWGRSYNFSKFKGDLISGLTIASLCIPQDIGYAKLANLDPQYGLYSSFVPPLVYAFMGSSRDIAIGPVAVVSLLLGSMLQAELDPVKQKLEYQRLAFTATFFAGITQFILGFFRLGFLIDFLSHAAIVGFMAGAAITISLQQLKGLLGIKKFTKETDIVSVMKSVFAAAHHGWNWQTIVIGVSFLAFLLVAKFIGKKNKKYFWVPAIAPMISIILSTLFVFIFHAEKHGVQIVRHIEQGINPPSLKKIYFSGENLTKGFKIGAISGLIALTEAAAIGRTFAALKDYQLDGNKEMVALGTMNIVGSMTSCYVATGSFSRSAVNYMAGCHTAVSNIIMSCVVLLTLELITPLFKYTPNAILASIIISAVIGLIDIDAMKLLYKIDKFDFVACMGAFLGVVFESVEIGLLIAVAISFAKILLQVTRPRIAVLGKVPRTTVYRNIQQYPEATRVPGILIVRVDSAIYFSNSNYMRDRILRWLTDEDEMLKETNQQRIQYLIVEMSPVTDIDTSGIHSLEDLFKSLHKRDVQLVLANPGPLVNDKLHASGFPDMIGEDNIFLTVADAVMTFAPKMEP, encoded by the exons ATGAGTCATCGTGTTAGTGACTATTCTGGGGAGATGGATACAGACATAAGTAGAGTGGCTTCCTCAAGGAACTTGCCTTATGTTCACAAAGTTGGAGTTCCTCCAAAACCAAATTTACTCAAGGAAATTACTGAAACTGTTAAGGAAACATTTTTTCATGATGATCCTTTGAGACATTTTAAGGACCAATCTAAGACAAAGAAATTGCTTCTTGGCATTCAAGCTGTTTTTCCCATTCTTGATTGGGGAAGGTCTTATAATTTCTCCAAGTTTAAAGGTGACCTTATTTCTGGCCTTACTATAGCCAGTTTGTGTATCCCTCAG GATATTGGCTATGCAAAACTTGCAAATTTGGATCCTCAATATGGGCTAT ACAGTAGCTTTGTGCCACCCTTGGTTTATGCCTTCATGGGTAGTTCCAGAGATATTGCAATAGGGCCAGTTGCTGTGGTGTCACTCTTGCTTGGAAGCATGCTTCAGGCAGAGTTAGATCCTGTTAAACAAAAACTCGAGTATCAGCGCCTTGCTTTCACTGCTACGTTTTTTGCAGGCATTACTCAGTTCATTCTTGGATTTTTCAG GTTGGGTTTCTTAATTGACTTTCTGTCTCATGCTGCGATAGTCGGCTTCATGGCTGGAGCAGCCATTACTATCAGCCTTCAACAGCTGAAAGGTCTGCTTGGCATAAAGAAATTCACAAAGGAAACTGATATTGTTTCTGTTATGAAATCAGTTTTTGCTGCAGCACATCATGGG TGGAACTGGCAGACTATTGTGATTGGTGTATCTTTCTTGGCTTTCCTTCTAGTCGCCAAGTTTATC GGAAAAAAGAACAAGAAATACTTTTGGGTGCCTGCAATTGCTCCAATGATATCCATTATCCTCTCGACGCTCTTTGTGTTTATCTTCCATGCTGAAAAACATGGTGTCCAAATT GTAAGACACATCGAACAAGGGATCAATCCACCATCACTGAAGAAAATTTATTTCAGTGGTGAAAATTTAACCAAAGGATTCAAAATTGGTGCAATTTCTGGTTTGATCGCACTAACT GAAGCTGCTGCTATTGGAAGAACATTTGCAGCATTGAAGGATTACCAATTGGATGGAAACAAGGAAATGGTAGCTTTAGGAACAATGAATATAGTTGGCTCGATGACGTCCTGCTATGTGGCTACAG GATCCTTTTCTCGTTCAGCAGTCAACTATATGGCTGGATGCCATACGGCAGTCTCAAACATTATCATGTCTTGTGTCGTGTTACTAACTTTAGAACTGATCACACCATTGTTCAAGTACACGCCGAATGCTATATTGGCTTCCATCATCATATCTGCAGTTATCGGGTTGATAGATATCGATGCAATGAAACTCCTATATAAGATTGATAAGTTTGATTTTGTTGCTTGCATGGGAGCCTTCTTAGGGGTGGTTTTCGAGTCTGTTGAAATAGGTCTCTTGATCGCG GTTGCTATATCATTTGCCAAAATCCTCCTCCAAGTTACAAGGCCTCGGATTGCTGTTCTTGGGAAGGTCCCTAGGACTACTGTATACAGAAATATACAGCAATATCCAGAAGCAACAAGGGTCCCTGGAATTCTTATTGTGAGAGTTGATTCTGCTATTTACTTTTCTAACTCCAACTATATGAGGGACAG GATACTAAGATGGCTAACTGATGAAGACGAAATGCTGAAAGAAACTAACCAACAAAGGATCCAGTATTTGATAGTTGAAATGTCGC CTGTTACTGATATAGATACAAGTGGAATTCATTCCTTAGAGGATTTGTTTAAGTCCCTCCATAAAAGAGATGTTCAA CTTGTTCTGGCAAATCCAGGGCCACTGGTAAATGACAAGCTTCATGCATCTGGTTTTCCAGACATGATTGGAGAAGACAACATTTTCCTCACTGTGGCAGATGCTGTCATGACATTTGCCCCAAAAATGGAGCCCTGA